Part of the Candidatus Latescibacterota bacterium genome is shown below.
CGATGCCTTTTCTCAGCAGTCTGCTACCTATACCCCGATTCTGCATATCAGGTATTACTGCCATGGGAGCAAGACTGAGCACTTCCATATCACCGTTGTCACCTACTACATTTATCCTGCTGAACATAATATAGCCCGTCACCTTCCCCCCTGTCTCCGCTACGAGGGAAAGCTCCGGGATATAGTATGACGATTCTCTTATCGCCTCGATCAGATCCGGCTCTTCCTCGTTATCGAAAGCCGCGCGTGTTATACTTCGGATCGTATTGAAATCCTTT
Proteins encoded:
- a CDS encoding N-acetyltransferase; this translates as MKVRPELEKDFNTIRSITRAAFDNEEEPDLIEAIRESSYYIPELSLVAETGGKVTGYIMFSRINVVGDNGDMEVLSLAPMAVIPDMQNRGIGSRLLRKGIEKCRELGHRIIIVIGHPEFYPRFGFVPARDAGFEVPFDVPDEAFMVTGLVDDALEGVGGMVIFSPPFDGLV